A single Kryptolebias marmoratus isolate JLee-2015 linkage group LG7, ASM164957v2, whole genome shotgun sequence DNA region contains:
- the trip6 gene encoding thyroid receptor-interacting protein 6 isoform X2, with the protein MRAQLRHTLGEAARGPAAASPPVRPSGPATEKPDMSGPTWLPPRTLDSPEQAVPQMSHSAGAAIYQAPNKKGAPDFRPKYGPYDQNGGGGMSNRYMAAGPTGGPVHHPSGDHYYSPPHGPNEDRSWSPHVDGYELVHRGPEKPASYHSKIDADIDSLTSMLADLDSHPQDSSTQLYDNVPYNKYISGDHYKHQSAAPPQGRAAVGYNSHAHSQYHPVSPYPGEHQSPQYPHQQDYYSSSSPKPYPQPVPASYTTASTPTGPRFSVQVKTAQPVTYSQSGRQAEQAYTPPPPRQHVSRPPAQAQAGPQGWYPSHPSSQVQEMRSEAGYMGGSLAAGGRGNQVPKRGMEKTQTGSVQTPSYQSSKGAAATRPEEELDRLTKKLVYDMNHPPAEDYFGRCARCGDNVVGDGSGCIAMEQVFHVECFTCITCHARLRGQPFYALEKNSYCESCYISTLERCSKCSKPILDRILRAMGKAYHPRCFTCVVCNCCLDGVPFTVDATSQIHCIEDFHRKYAPRCSVCSEPIMPEPGQEETVRIVALDRSFHVNCYVCEECGLLLSSEGEGRGCYPLDGHILCKSCSARRIQDLSAKISTDC; encoded by the exons ATGCGCGCGCAGCTACGTCACACGCTGGGAGAAGCAGCGCGCGGACCCGCCGCCGCCTCGCCGCCAGTGAGGCCTTCAGGACCCGCGACGGAA AAGCCTGACATGTCCGGCCCCACCTGGCTGCCGCCAAGAACTCTGGACAGCCCCGAACAAGCCGTCCCCCAGATGTCCCACTCGGCTGGGGCGGCGATCTACCAGGCCCCCAACAAGAAGGGCGCGCCTGATTTCAGACCGAAGTACGGCCCGTATGATCAGaacggaggaggagggatgagCAACAGATACATGGCAGCTGGACCCACAG GCGGGCCCGTTCATCATCCATCAGGCGATCATTATTACTCTCCTCCCCACGGCCCCAACGAGGATCGCAGCTGGAGTCCTCACGTGGACGGCTACGAGCTGGTG caCCGCGGTCCTGAGAAGCCTGCCAGCTACCACTCCAAGATTGACGCTGACATCGACTCCCTCACGAGTATGTTGGCCGATCTGGACAGCCACCCGCAGGACTCCAGCACTCAG CTCTACGACAACGTGCCTTACAACAAATACATCTCAGGGGATCATTACAAACACCAGAGTGCAGCCCCCCCTCAGGGCCGGGCGGCCGTCGGCTACAACTCCCACGCCCACAGCCAGTACCACCCAGTCTCGCCGTACCCCGGCGAGCACCAGAGCCCCCAGTACCCCCACCAGCAGGACTACTACTCCTCTTCCAGCCCGAAGCCCTACCCCCAGCCCGTGCCGGCCTCCTACACCACCGCCTCGACCCCCACCGGGCCCCGGTTTAGCGTTCAGGTCAAGACGGCGCAGCCCGTCACCTACTCTCAGAGCGGCCGGCAGGCGGAGCAGGCCTacacccctccccctccccgcCAGCACGTGTCACGACCCCCGGCCCAGGCTCAGGCCGGTCCGCAGGGCTGGTACCCGTCGCACCCCAGCTCCCAGGTTCAGGAGATGCGCTCCGAGGCGGGGTACATGGGCGGCAGTCTGGCGGCGGGAGGACGGGGTAACCAGGTTCCAAAGAGGGGGATGGAAAAAACTCAGACGGGGTCTGTGCAGACGCCTTCTTATCAGTCCAGCAAG ggggcagcagcgACGAGGcctgaggaggagctggatcGGCTCACCAAGAAGCTGGTATATGACATGAACCACCCGCCGGCAGAGGACTATTTTG GTCGCTGCGCTCGCTGCGGTGATAACGTCGTCGGTGACGGCAGCGGCTGCATCGCGATGGAGCAGGTGTTCCACGTGGAGTGCTTCACGTGCATCACGTGCCACGCGCGTCTCCGGGGGCAGCCCTTCTACGCTCTGGAGAAGAACAGTTACTGCGAGAGTTGTTACATT agtaCGTTAGAGCGCTGTTCAAAGTGCTCAAAGCCCATCTTGGACCGGATCCTGCGGGCCATGGGGAAGGCCTACCATCCTCGCTGTTTCACCTGTGTGGTCTGCAACTGCTGCCTGGACGGCGTGCCCTTCACTGTGGACGCCACGTCTCAGATACACTGCATAGAGGACTTTCAccg GAAGTACGCGCCTCGCTGCTCGGTATGCAGCGAGCCCATCATGCCCGAACCGGGGCAGGAGGAGACCGTCAGGATTGTAGCTCTAGACCGCAGTTTTCACGTCAACTGTTACGTTTGTGAG GAATGCGGCCTCCTGCTGTCATCCGAAGGCGAAGGTCGAGGCTGTTACCCGCTGGACGGCCACATCCTGTGTAAGAGCTGCAGCGCTCGCCGCATCCAGGACCTGTCGGCCAAGATCTCCACCGACTGCTAA
- the bcl6b gene encoding B-cell CLL/lymphoma 6 member B protein: protein MEVLGVYRTDRGQAMRPEGYVKEFTRHSNDVLQNLNELRHRGVLTDTTLVVGSVQLQAHCAVLVACSGFFYSLYSCRVLFQGRGGGGGGGSEHLSTVSLPNTLDPSCVSLLLDFMYTSRLPLTPSIVSGVLAVAAYLQMDHVADTCRDFMQLHCTEDVSARYPWLELDSRISVASVAPKGGDLPDPRPQRSVPGETRFPIVLESSVKPGVFPTRRPRSGELKEDPLLIGPTSSPSSPDCSSCHPSSPAESNTCSTNLVGETKATPDPKACNWKKYKYIVLNPLCAAAAVKVEETEELQCQEDNRMDSTPKAPTEAWSGEVPGQIDRQGQASCYEGSGRAPPLGPPPSVDQTTMPPSYNEGPVSPGTIFPKLAPPDPETAHLNLPPVKRENRFVPYCFSGALQATKSVCSGDKPYRCNVCGAQFNRPANLKTHTRIHSGEKPYRCDTCGARFVQVAHLRAHVLIHTGEKPYPCHTCGTRFRHLQTLKSHLRIHTGEKPYSCEKCDLHFRHKSQLRLHLRQKHGAVTNTKIRYKVLTEPFQPLLQAC from the exons ATGGAAGTGTTGGGAGTCTACAGGACTGACCGAGGGCAGGCGATGCGGCCTGAGGGATACGTGAAGGAGTTCACCCGTCACTCCAACGACgtgctgcagaacctgaacgAACTCCGGCACCGAGGCGTCCTGACTGACACCACGCTGGTCGTAGGCAGCGTGCAGCTGCAGGCGCACTGTGCCGTGCTCGTGGCCTGCAG TGGGTTCTTCTACTCCCTGTATTCCTGCCGGGTGTTATTCCAGGGCcgcggtggcggcggcggcggcggcagtgAGCACCTCTCCACTGTCTCTCTCCCCAACACGTTGGATCCATCCTGCGTCTCCCTGCTGCTCGACTTCATGTACACCTCCCGCCTCCCTCTGACCCCGAGCATCGTCTCCGGAGTGCTGGCTGTCGCTGCCTACCTGCAGATGGACCACGTGGCCGACACATGCCGGGACTTCATGCAGCTGCACTG CACAGAGGACGTGAGTGCCAGATACCCCTGGTTGGAGCTGGACTCCAGGATATCTGTAGCCTCTGTAGCCCCTAAAGGAGGGGACCTGCCTGATCCAAGACCCCAGCGATCAGTCCCAGGAGAAACAAG gttccCCATTGTCCTCGAGAGCTCTGTCAAGCCAGGGGTTTTCCCGACCCGCCGGCCCAGGTCAGGCGAGCTGAAAGAAGATCCGCTTCTGATCGGCCCCACTTCCTCCCCGAGCAGCCCCGACTGCTCCAGCTGCCACCCTAGCTCTCCCGCCGAGTCCAACACCTGCAGCACAAACCTCGTG GGTGAAACCAAAGCCACACCAGACCCAAAGGCCTGCAATTGGAAGAAGTACAAGTACATTGTTCTGAATCCTCTCTGTGCCGCTGCCGCCGTCAAAGTAGAGGAGACGGAGGAGCTCCAGTGTCAGGAGGACAACAGGATGGATTCGACTCCAAAGGCTCCAACAGAGGCGTGGTCTGGAGAAGTGCCCGGTCAGATTGATAG ACAGGGGCAGGCCTCCTGCTACGAGGGTTCTGGCCGAGCCCCTCCCCTCGGGCCACCTCCCTCTGTGGATCAGACAACGATGCCTCCCTCCTACAACGAGGGACCAG TGTCACCCGGCACCATTTTCCCAAAACTGGCCCCTCCCGACCCAGAAACCGCCCACCTCAACTTGCCTCCAGTCAAACGCGAGAACCGCTTCGTGCCCTACTGTTTTTCTGGCGCCCTTCAAGCAACCAAATCGGTCTGCTCAG GAGACAAGCCGTACCGCTGCAACGTGTGCGGAGCTCAGTTCAACCGACCGGCCAACCTGAAAACCCACACCAGGATTCACTCCGGAGAGAAACCGTACCGCTGCGACACCTGCGGCGCAAGATTCGTTCAG GTGGCCCACCTCAGGGCCCACGTCTTGATTCACACCGGGGAGAAGCCCTACCCCTGTCACACCTGTGGCACCCGCTTCCGCCACCTGCAGACCCTGAAGAGCCACCTGCGCATCCACACGGGCGAGAAGCCCTACTCT TGTGAAAAGTGCGACCTGCACTTCCGGCACAAGAGCCAGCTGCGTCTTCACCTGCGCCAGAAACATGGAGCCGTCACCAACACCAAGATCCGCTACAAGGTGCTGACCGAGCCCTTCCAGCCTCTTCTGCAGGCCTgctga
- the trip6 gene encoding thyroid receptor-interacting protein 6 isoform X1: MRAQLRHTLGEAARGPAAASPPVRPSGPATEKPDMSGPTWLPPRTLDSPEQAVPQMSHSAGAAIYQAPNKKGAPDFRPKYGPYDQNGGGGMSNRYMAAGPTGGPVHHPSGDHYYSPPHGPNEDRSWSPHVDGYELVHRGPEKPASYHSKIDADIDSLTSMLADLDSHPQDSSTQLYDNVPYNKYISGDHYKHQSAAPPQGRAAVGYNSHAHSQYHPVSPYPGEHQSPQYPHQQDYYSSSSPKPYPQPVPASYTTASTPTGPRFSVQVKTAQPVTYSQSGRQAEQAYTPPPPRQHVSRPPAQAQAGPQGWYPSHPSSQVQEMRSEAGYMGGSLAAGGRGNQVPKRGMEKTQTGSVQTPSYQSSKQGAAATRPEEELDRLTKKLVYDMNHPPAEDYFGRCARCGDNVVGDGSGCIAMEQVFHVECFTCITCHARLRGQPFYALEKNSYCESCYISTLERCSKCSKPILDRILRAMGKAYHPRCFTCVVCNCCLDGVPFTVDATSQIHCIEDFHRKYAPRCSVCSEPIMPEPGQEETVRIVALDRSFHVNCYVCEECGLLLSSEGEGRGCYPLDGHILCKSCSARRIQDLSAKISTDC; this comes from the exons ATGCGCGCGCAGCTACGTCACACGCTGGGAGAAGCAGCGCGCGGACCCGCCGCCGCCTCGCCGCCAGTGAGGCCTTCAGGACCCGCGACGGAA AAGCCTGACATGTCCGGCCCCACCTGGCTGCCGCCAAGAACTCTGGACAGCCCCGAACAAGCCGTCCCCCAGATGTCCCACTCGGCTGGGGCGGCGATCTACCAGGCCCCCAACAAGAAGGGCGCGCCTGATTTCAGACCGAAGTACGGCCCGTATGATCAGaacggaggaggagggatgagCAACAGATACATGGCAGCTGGACCCACAG GCGGGCCCGTTCATCATCCATCAGGCGATCATTATTACTCTCCTCCCCACGGCCCCAACGAGGATCGCAGCTGGAGTCCTCACGTGGACGGCTACGAGCTGGTG caCCGCGGTCCTGAGAAGCCTGCCAGCTACCACTCCAAGATTGACGCTGACATCGACTCCCTCACGAGTATGTTGGCCGATCTGGACAGCCACCCGCAGGACTCCAGCACTCAG CTCTACGACAACGTGCCTTACAACAAATACATCTCAGGGGATCATTACAAACACCAGAGTGCAGCCCCCCCTCAGGGCCGGGCGGCCGTCGGCTACAACTCCCACGCCCACAGCCAGTACCACCCAGTCTCGCCGTACCCCGGCGAGCACCAGAGCCCCCAGTACCCCCACCAGCAGGACTACTACTCCTCTTCCAGCCCGAAGCCCTACCCCCAGCCCGTGCCGGCCTCCTACACCACCGCCTCGACCCCCACCGGGCCCCGGTTTAGCGTTCAGGTCAAGACGGCGCAGCCCGTCACCTACTCTCAGAGCGGCCGGCAGGCGGAGCAGGCCTacacccctccccctccccgcCAGCACGTGTCACGACCCCCGGCCCAGGCTCAGGCCGGTCCGCAGGGCTGGTACCCGTCGCACCCCAGCTCCCAGGTTCAGGAGATGCGCTCCGAGGCGGGGTACATGGGCGGCAGTCTGGCGGCGGGAGGACGGGGTAACCAGGTTCCAAAGAGGGGGATGGAAAAAACTCAGACGGGGTCTGTGCAGACGCCTTCTTATCAGTCCAGCAAG cagggggcagcagcgACGAGGcctgaggaggagctggatcGGCTCACCAAGAAGCTGGTATATGACATGAACCACCCGCCGGCAGAGGACTATTTTG GTCGCTGCGCTCGCTGCGGTGATAACGTCGTCGGTGACGGCAGCGGCTGCATCGCGATGGAGCAGGTGTTCCACGTGGAGTGCTTCACGTGCATCACGTGCCACGCGCGTCTCCGGGGGCAGCCCTTCTACGCTCTGGAGAAGAACAGTTACTGCGAGAGTTGTTACATT agtaCGTTAGAGCGCTGTTCAAAGTGCTCAAAGCCCATCTTGGACCGGATCCTGCGGGCCATGGGGAAGGCCTACCATCCTCGCTGTTTCACCTGTGTGGTCTGCAACTGCTGCCTGGACGGCGTGCCCTTCACTGTGGACGCCACGTCTCAGATACACTGCATAGAGGACTTTCAccg GAAGTACGCGCCTCGCTGCTCGGTATGCAGCGAGCCCATCATGCCCGAACCGGGGCAGGAGGAGACCGTCAGGATTGTAGCTCTAGACCGCAGTTTTCACGTCAACTGTTACGTTTGTGAG GAATGCGGCCTCCTGCTGTCATCCGAAGGCGAAGGTCGAGGCTGTTACCCGCTGGACGGCCACATCCTGTGTAAGAGCTGCAGCGCTCGCCGCATCCAGGACCTGTCGGCCAAGATCTCCACCGACTGCTAA
- the sst5 gene encoding somatostatin: protein MFHSQVQVLLAVACLSGLLARVGGAPRREQLTEILQEDFISGMDLSHLLVLRFASELMASRGKEAIREEEEEEEELGGGRERLMRRHAQFAHRARKPGCRNFFWKSFTAC, encoded by the exons ATGTTTCACTCTCAGGTGCAGGTTCTTCTGGCGGTGGCGTGTCTGTCCGGGCTGTTGGCGCGGGTCGGCGGTGCTCCACGAAGggagcagctgacagaaatCCTCCAAGAGGACTTCATCAGCGGCATG GATCTGAGCCATTTGCTCGTTCTGAGGTTTGCCTCTGAACTGATGGCATCGAGAGGAAAAGAGGCGATccgcgaggaggaggaggaggaagaggagctgggAGGAGGCAGGGAGAGGCTGATGAGACGCCACGCTCAATTTGCCCACCGAGCGCGAAAACCAGGCTGCCGCAACTTCTTCTGGAAGTCTTTTACGGCATGTTAG
- the trip6 gene encoding thyroid receptor-interacting protein 6 isoform X3: protein MSGPTWLPPRTLDSPEQAVPQMSHSAGAAIYQAPNKKGAPDFRPKYGPYDQNGGGGMSNRYMAAGPTGGPVHHPSGDHYYSPPHGPNEDRSWSPHVDGYELVHRGPEKPASYHSKIDADIDSLTSMLADLDSHPQDSSTQLYDNVPYNKYISGDHYKHQSAAPPQGRAAVGYNSHAHSQYHPVSPYPGEHQSPQYPHQQDYYSSSSPKPYPQPVPASYTTASTPTGPRFSVQVKTAQPVTYSQSGRQAEQAYTPPPPRQHVSRPPAQAQAGPQGWYPSHPSSQVQEMRSEAGYMGGSLAAGGRGNQVPKRGMEKTQTGSVQTPSYQSSKQGAAATRPEEELDRLTKKLVYDMNHPPAEDYFGRCARCGDNVVGDGSGCIAMEQVFHVECFTCITCHARLRGQPFYALEKNSYCESCYISTLERCSKCSKPILDRILRAMGKAYHPRCFTCVVCNCCLDGVPFTVDATSQIHCIEDFHRKYAPRCSVCSEPIMPEPGQEETVRIVALDRSFHVNCYVCEECGLLLSSEGEGRGCYPLDGHILCKSCSARRIQDLSAKISTDC, encoded by the exons ATGTCCGGCCCCACCTGGCTGCCGCCAAGAACTCTGGACAGCCCCGAACAAGCCGTCCCCCAGATGTCCCACTCGGCTGGGGCGGCGATCTACCAGGCCCCCAACAAGAAGGGCGCGCCTGATTTCAGACCGAAGTACGGCCCGTATGATCAGaacggaggaggagggatgagCAACAGATACATGGCAGCTGGACCCACAG GCGGGCCCGTTCATCATCCATCAGGCGATCATTATTACTCTCCTCCCCACGGCCCCAACGAGGATCGCAGCTGGAGTCCTCACGTGGACGGCTACGAGCTGGTG caCCGCGGTCCTGAGAAGCCTGCCAGCTACCACTCCAAGATTGACGCTGACATCGACTCCCTCACGAGTATGTTGGCCGATCTGGACAGCCACCCGCAGGACTCCAGCACTCAG CTCTACGACAACGTGCCTTACAACAAATACATCTCAGGGGATCATTACAAACACCAGAGTGCAGCCCCCCCTCAGGGCCGGGCGGCCGTCGGCTACAACTCCCACGCCCACAGCCAGTACCACCCAGTCTCGCCGTACCCCGGCGAGCACCAGAGCCCCCAGTACCCCCACCAGCAGGACTACTACTCCTCTTCCAGCCCGAAGCCCTACCCCCAGCCCGTGCCGGCCTCCTACACCACCGCCTCGACCCCCACCGGGCCCCGGTTTAGCGTTCAGGTCAAGACGGCGCAGCCCGTCACCTACTCTCAGAGCGGCCGGCAGGCGGAGCAGGCCTacacccctccccctccccgcCAGCACGTGTCACGACCCCCGGCCCAGGCTCAGGCCGGTCCGCAGGGCTGGTACCCGTCGCACCCCAGCTCCCAGGTTCAGGAGATGCGCTCCGAGGCGGGGTACATGGGCGGCAGTCTGGCGGCGGGAGGACGGGGTAACCAGGTTCCAAAGAGGGGGATGGAAAAAACTCAGACGGGGTCTGTGCAGACGCCTTCTTATCAGTCCAGCAAG cagggggcagcagcgACGAGGcctgaggaggagctggatcGGCTCACCAAGAAGCTGGTATATGACATGAACCACCCGCCGGCAGAGGACTATTTTG GTCGCTGCGCTCGCTGCGGTGATAACGTCGTCGGTGACGGCAGCGGCTGCATCGCGATGGAGCAGGTGTTCCACGTGGAGTGCTTCACGTGCATCACGTGCCACGCGCGTCTCCGGGGGCAGCCCTTCTACGCTCTGGAGAAGAACAGTTACTGCGAGAGTTGTTACATT agtaCGTTAGAGCGCTGTTCAAAGTGCTCAAAGCCCATCTTGGACCGGATCCTGCGGGCCATGGGGAAGGCCTACCATCCTCGCTGTTTCACCTGTGTGGTCTGCAACTGCTGCCTGGACGGCGTGCCCTTCACTGTGGACGCCACGTCTCAGATACACTGCATAGAGGACTTTCAccg GAAGTACGCGCCTCGCTGCTCGGTATGCAGCGAGCCCATCATGCCCGAACCGGGGCAGGAGGAGACCGTCAGGATTGTAGCTCTAGACCGCAGTTTTCACGTCAACTGTTACGTTTGTGAG GAATGCGGCCTCCTGCTGTCATCCGAAGGCGAAGGTCGAGGCTGTTACCCGCTGGACGGCCACATCCTGTGTAAGAGCTGCAGCGCTCGCCGCATCCAGGACCTGTCGGCCAAGATCTCCACCGACTGCTAA